GCCACGGCGGTGCCGCATCAATGCGGGCATGTGACGGAATCCTGCGACGAGCTTCGGGCTGAAGGACATGAACAGCGGCGGTACCGAGAGCTGCACCAGCGACCGCACGCGCTCGGGATGGGCGTACGCGAGCTGGTTCGCACCGATCGCGCCCAGGTCGTGGGCGAGGAGGTGCGCCCGCTCGATGCCCAGCGCGTCGAGCAGCGCGAGCAGATCGCGTTCGTGGGACTCGCGTTCGATGCGGGGATCGCCTGCCTCCGTCCATCCGGTTCCGCGCAGGTCGGGGCAGAGGACGCGGTGGCCGGCGCGGGCGAGAGCGGGCGCGATGTCGCGCCACTGCCACCAGTGGGCCGGGAACCCGTGCAGCAGGACGACGGGATCGCCCGCGCCGACCACCGCGACATGGCTGCGCAGCCCCGGCGTCTCCACGACGAGGTGCTCGAAGCCGGGCGCCGACGGAAGCGGCGGCACCCAGGCAGCGGATTCGGCGGAGACCTCCAGCACTCGTGGTGTGCTCATGACGACTCCTTCATCGCCCATCGGCACTACGTTCATAGTGTCTACTACGATCATAGTAACGCTGTTCGAGAGGAGTCGCCATGCCCGCGACGAAGGATCGCGCGCTCGACGCCGCTGTCGAGCTGCTCGGCGCCGAGGGCGTCCGCGCGCTGAGTCACGGCCGCGTCGATGCCCGCGCCGGGCTCCCGGCCGGCTCGACATCGAACTGGTTCCGCACCCGTCGGGCGCTGCTCGCCGGAGTGGTCGATCGGATGGCGGAGGCGGAGCGGGCGGACTTCGACCCCTCCGGCCTCCCGGAGGTGACGGACGCCGACGGCCTGGTCGACGGGCTCTGCGCCATGACGGAGCTGCAGACGGGCCGCTTCGCGACCCGCACGAGAGCCCGCTACGCGCTCTTCCTCGAGCTCGCCCCCGACACCGAGCTCGGCGCGCCCCTTCGACGGCAGCGGCAGGAGTTCGAGCGCTGGACCGAGCACCTCGTGGCCGCCGCCGGGCTGCCGGAGCCCGCGGCCGCCTCCCGAGCACTCATGGCGCTCTGCGACGGGCTCATGCTGCACCGGCTCACGGTGGACCCGGAGCTCGCCGTGCGGCCGGTGATCGAGCGTGCCGTGCACGCTCTGTCGACGGCCGCTCAGCCGGGGTAGCTCAGCTGTAGACGGCCGGGGCCAGGATGCCGACGCCGCGGAGGTTGCGGTAGCGCTCGGCGTAGTCGAGGCCGTAGCCGACGACGAACTGGTTCGGGATGTCGAAGCCCACGTACTTCACGTCGATCTCGACACGGGCGGCCTCCGGCTTGCGCAGGAGGGTGAAGATCTCGATCGACTCCGGGTTGCGGCTGCGGAGGTTCGAGAGCAGCCATGACAGGGTCAGGCCGGAGTCGATGATGTCCTCGACGATCAGGACCGTCTTGCCCTCGAGGTCGGTGTCGAGGTC
The sequence above is a segment of the Leifsonia williamsii genome. Coding sequences within it:
- a CDS encoding alpha/beta fold hydrolase; protein product: MSTPRVLEVSAESAAWVPPLPSAPGFEHLVVETPGLRSHVAVVGAGDPVVLLHGFPAHWWQWRDIAPALARAGHRVLCPDLRGTGWTEAGDPRIERESHERDLLALLDALGIERAHLLAHDLGAIGANQLAYAHPERVRSLVQLSVPPLFMSFSPKLVAGFRHMPALMRHRRGTSLAGLYGRRYVAHPLPRATIDAYLAPLTRPEVDDAVRRLFRGVAVPVSLQLARGVFAGQRLRPPTLAVFGRRDHPWDEALIRRLCGDLARFADRYELAFVDDAAHFITDDAPDAVAALALDWFAADESRRSAAI
- a CDS encoding TetR/AcrR family transcriptional regulator, translating into MPATKDRALDAAVELLGAEGVRALSHGRVDARAGLPAGSTSNWFRTRRALLAGVVDRMAEAERADFDPSGLPEVTDADGLVDGLCAMTELQTGRFATRTRARYALFLELAPDTELGAPLRRQRQEFERWTEHLVAAAGLPEPAAASRALMALCDGLMLHRLTVDPELAVRPVIERAVHALSTAAQPG
- the hpt gene encoding hypoxanthine phosphoribosyltransferase yields the protein MELTDVQNDLTEILITEEQIRSRIAELSRDIERDYAGKDVLLVGVLKGAVMVMADFARELKIPVTMDWMAVSSYGSGTQSSGVVRILKDLDTDLEGKTVLIVEDIIDSGLTLSWLLSNLRSRNPESIEIFTLLRKPEAARVEIDVKYVGFDIPNQFVVGYGLDYAERYRNLRGVGILAPAVYS